One genomic window of Polyangium aurulentum includes the following:
- a CDS encoding Uma2 family endonuclease translates to MTAAARHGPATVEDLLRLPGEVAAEIIDGELVEKAIGSFERGAAQGALGQLLEPFNRRPGGRHPGGWRLALGVDVQYEETQIYRHDVVGWRRETTPERPSGKPVRIRPDWVAEVLSTSNAGNDLVKKLRTLHRHGVPHYWIVDPVHRTLTVMRWTADGYLNAVTASEEDVVRAEPFDAIELRVGVLFGGDPDDE, encoded by the coding sequence ATGACCGCCGCCGCGCGACACGGCCCCGCTACCGTGGAAGACCTCCTCCGCTTGCCGGGGGAGGTCGCGGCCGAGATCATCGACGGCGAGCTCGTCGAGAAGGCGATCGGATCCTTCGAGCGCGGGGCGGCGCAAGGCGCGCTGGGGCAGCTCCTGGAGCCCTTCAACCGCCGACCCGGCGGAAGGCACCCCGGCGGGTGGAGGCTCGCGCTCGGGGTCGACGTCCAGTACGAGGAAACGCAGATCTACCGCCACGACGTCGTCGGCTGGCGCCGCGAGACCACGCCCGAGCGTCCGAGCGGCAAGCCCGTTCGCATCCGGCCCGACTGGGTCGCGGAGGTGCTGTCCACGAGCAACGCCGGCAACGACCTCGTCAAGAAGCTCCGCACGCTGCACAGGCACGGCGTCCCGCATTATTGGATTGTCGATCCCGTCCACCGCACGCTCACGGTGATGCGCTGGACGGCGGACGGGTATCTGAATGCAGTGACGGCCAGCGAGGAAGACGTGGTCCGCGCCGAGCCGTTCGATGCAATCGAGCTGCGCGTGGGGGTGCTATTCGGGGGGGATCCGGACGACGAATAG
- a CDS encoding RNA polymerase sigma factor — protein MSRPSDLRDVIDAILALRSNVVRWMSRWGYQAADAQDLAQQTTEQSVRAADAYDPARGAVKTWLYMRARDVAKEHAERIAHHANTFWGELGDRTRFPSPRLSPEEEVGGIEVLQFVLTRLRSHLPEKLFDVLVARVLHEFEEDEVAEAFGWPIGTVRSRLRTAIRKAKECLVGYEHELRSVMPLIYEVDSGVTTAAPVLLPRAPRLRVEHALLVPAVAVPLLLLPRHTVLLSAQSRPIEVTIHLDAAGASEPAPPPACQCPATVCTCDEPVRPSTPRAHVRDIDRALERGDEPGARDALLRYLRAYPSDPLGVRGQFGRLLPQR, from the coding sequence ATGAGCCGCCCGTCCGACCTGCGTGACGTCATCGACGCGATCCTCGCTCTCCGCTCCAACGTCGTTCGTTGGATGAGCCGATGGGGTTACCAGGCCGCCGACGCTCAAGATCTCGCACAGCAGACGACCGAGCAATCCGTGCGTGCCGCCGACGCATACGATCCGGCGCGGGGGGCCGTGAAAACCTGGCTCTACATGCGCGCCCGCGACGTCGCGAAGGAGCATGCGGAGCGCATCGCTCATCACGCGAACACGTTCTGGGGCGAGCTGGGCGACCGGACCCGCTTCCCATCCCCGCGCCTGTCGCCCGAGGAAGAGGTCGGCGGCATCGAGGTGCTTCAGTTCGTCCTCACGAGGCTCCGCAGCCACCTGCCCGAGAAGCTCTTCGACGTGCTCGTCGCGCGCGTCCTTCATGAATTCGAGGAGGACGAGGTGGCGGAAGCCTTCGGCTGGCCTATCGGCACGGTGCGCTCTCGCCTTCGCACGGCGATACGGAAAGCCAAGGAGTGCCTCGTTGGGTACGAGCACGAACTGCGCAGCGTCATGCCCCTCATCTACGAGGTGGACAGCGGAGTCACGACCGCAGCGCCCGTCCTTCTCCCGAGGGCACCACGCCTGCGCGTCGAGCACGCTCTGCTCGTGCCGGCCGTGGCCGTGCCCCTGCTTCTGCTCCCTCGCCATACGGTCCTGCTCTCCGCGCAATCACGTCCCATCGAGGTCACGATCCACCTCGACGCAGCGGGCGCGAGCGAACCCGCGCCGCCTCCCGCATGCCAGTGCCCCGCGACGGTCTGCACCTGCGACGAACCCGTCAGACCGAGCACGCCACGCGCGCACGTGCGGGACATCGACCGGGCGCTCGAGCGCGGTGACGAGCCGGGCGCCCGCGACGCCCTCCTGCGCTATCTGCGCGCCTATCCGAGCGACCCGCTGGGCGTACGGGGTCAGTTCGGGAGGCTCTTGCCGCAGCGGTGA
- a CDS encoding calmodulin, whose protein sequence is MARFAFTMPSSPGKEFIFEVTDEARIAHARKILSGEEQNRVHVHGRIMKRTAPYNPTWSWHLDPATIDFFEMAIEVCDADMQYVEEHLDEACGAFLPGCHWCPWSSKLSREVTG, encoded by the coding sequence ATGGCCCGCTTCGCATTCACGATGCCGAGTTCTCCTGGCAAAGAGTTCATCTTCGAGGTCACCGACGAAGCAAGGATCGCCCACGCGCGAAAGATCCTCTCCGGAGAAGAGCAGAACAGGGTGCATGTCCACGGGAGGATCATGAAGCGGACAGCGCCCTACAACCCGACCTGGTCGTGGCACCTCGACCCTGCGACGATCGACTTCTTCGAGATGGCGATCGAGGTGTGCGATGCCGACATGCAATACGTCGAGGAACACCTCGACGAGGCTTGCGGCGCCTTCCTCCCGGGCTGCCACTGGTGCCCGTGGTCGTCGAAGCTGTCGCGTGAAGTGACGGGGTAG
- a CDS encoding DMP19 family protein: MELFRYSGQTTDELLALEHEVSVFWLCFAFENAVEQKFERAVGQKPWEDPGFEIYLAQFFDMAAGRPMKGPLTEEELTVLAIMTLDRQVVNGGYDQMFVNSMAFTPILVQACERIGRPDVAAVTQRALDTLGYDPRKLGGRPHLEELGRWIREQDGKLYDECDGRFYDIAEDLVEVSLWSFIKANRDKITVP; the protein is encoded by the coding sequence ATGGAACTTTTCCGGTATTCAGGACAAACGACAGACGAACTGTTGGCGCTCGAGCACGAGGTTTCGGTGTTCTGGCTATGCTTCGCATTCGAGAACGCCGTGGAGCAGAAGTTCGAGCGCGCGGTGGGTCAAAAGCCGTGGGAGGATCCCGGGTTCGAGATCTATCTGGCGCAATTCTTCGATATGGCAGCCGGGCGTCCCATGAAGGGGCCCTTGACCGAGGAAGAGCTGACCGTCCTCGCGATCATGACCTTGGACCGGCAAGTGGTAAACGGAGGCTACGACCAGATGTTCGTCAACTCCATGGCGTTCACGCCCATCCTGGTGCAAGCGTGCGAGCGAATCGGTCGCCCCGACGTGGCCGCGGTGACCCAACGAGCCCTTGATACCCTCGGGTACGATCCCCGCAAGCTGGGGGGACGACCCCATCTCGAAGAACTCGGACGCTGGATCAGGGAGCAAGACGGCAAGCTCTACGACGAGTGTGATGGCCGGTTCTACGACATCGCGGAAGACCTTGTCGAGGTATCCCTGTGGAGCTTCATCAAGGCCAACCGCGACAAGATCACCGTGCCCTGA
- a CDS encoding lamin tail domain-containing protein, translating to MAQKTGKVFVCGDEWTTSDTGFTKAPAARAFVQNLASWFTGGRPGKFLVYSTNFGLTQNSFLSALKAAGHTVTTSISATFTAQALAEYDAVFLAGNAADNNVLIEYVKSGGNVYLCGGTGAGGSGAGEANQWKTFLNAIGLRFEPIWNGFDGNFVPPQDHPVLKGVAALYCSNGNPVSDIDPESPANQVVSGFGAGQGLLAFFDASLLPQRVAITSIFYDGLVKSVESDEFVEITNQGFSHVDISGWKLHADDARQDFAFPAGTILRSGQSIRVYTNESHPETGGHSFGIKRAIWNNKTDEGKLFDAAGTQVSSHRYTAPPV from the coding sequence ATGGCACAGAAGACTGGAAAGGTGTTCGTCTGCGGGGACGAGTGGACCACGAGCGACACGGGCTTCACCAAGGCCCCCGCGGCGCGCGCCTTCGTCCAGAACCTGGCGAGCTGGTTCACGGGCGGCCGGCCGGGGAAGTTCCTCGTCTATTCGACCAACTTCGGCCTGACGCAGAATTCGTTCCTGTCGGCGCTCAAGGCGGCGGGCCACACGGTCACGACCAGCATCAGCGCCACGTTCACGGCGCAGGCGCTGGCCGAGTACGATGCGGTCTTCCTCGCTGGAAACGCCGCCGATAACAACGTGCTCATCGAGTACGTGAAGAGCGGGGGCAACGTCTACCTGTGCGGCGGGACCGGCGCCGGCGGTAGCGGGGCCGGCGAGGCGAACCAGTGGAAGACCTTCCTCAACGCGATCGGGCTGCGGTTCGAGCCGATCTGGAATGGCTTCGACGGCAACTTCGTGCCCCCGCAGGATCACCCGGTCCTCAAGGGCGTCGCGGCGCTTTATTGCAGCAACGGCAACCCCGTCTCCGACATCGATCCCGAGTCGCCGGCCAACCAGGTCGTGTCCGGTTTCGGCGCGGGTCAGGGCCTGCTCGCGTTCTTCGACGCGTCGCTCCTGCCCCAGCGGGTGGCCATCACCAGCATCTTCTACGATGGCCTGGTGAAGTCCGTCGAGTCGGACGAGTTCGTCGAGATCACGAACCAGGGCTTCTCCCACGTCGACATCTCGGGCTGGAAGCTGCACGCCGACGACGCCCGGCAGGACTTCGCCTTCCCCGCGGGGACGATTCTGCGCTCGGGCCAGAGCATTCGCGTGTACACGAACGAGAGCCACCCCGAGACGGGCGGCCATAGCTTCGGCATCAAGCGCGCCATCTGGAACAACAAGACCGACGAGGGCAAGCTCTTCGACGCGGCGGGCACGCAGGTGTCGAGCCACCGCTATACCGCGCCGCCGGTGTAA
- a CDS encoding LLM class flavin-dependent oxidoreductase: MKRIPLSVLDLAPVRRGSSAAAAFAESIELSRHVEALGYRRHWFAEHHAMPNIASAAPAVLIARIAAATSKIRVGSGGVMLPNHAPLAIAEQFGTLEALFPGRIDLGIGRAPGTDPLTASALGRDDPTTGDGLPAMLDELYGFFRGDFGADHAYHGLQAVPALGNEPPVWILGSSGYGAKVAGRRGLPFAFAHLFSQANTLPALKLYRELFQPSAALPEPYAMIAATVIVADTDAEARRLALPTALAFLRVRQGKREPYPTIEEAEAYPWTAEERAGVEKWFAQNVVGSPASVRKQLDALLEATRADELMVLCVVPDAEARKRSYTLLRELHG, from the coding sequence ATGAAGCGCATTCCTCTCTCCGTGCTCGACCTGGCCCCCGTGCGGCGGGGCTCCAGCGCGGCCGCGGCCTTCGCCGAGAGCATCGAGCTTTCGCGCCACGTCGAGGCGCTCGGATACCGCCGGCACTGGTTCGCCGAGCACCACGCCATGCCGAACATCGCCTCGGCGGCGCCTGCGGTGCTGATCGCGCGGATCGCCGCCGCGACCTCGAAGATTCGCGTCGGCTCGGGCGGCGTGATGCTCCCCAACCACGCGCCCCTCGCGATCGCGGAGCAGTTCGGCACGCTGGAGGCGCTCTTCCCCGGCCGCATCGACCTCGGCATCGGCCGCGCCCCGGGCACCGACCCGCTCACCGCCTCGGCCCTGGGTCGCGACGACCCGACCACGGGCGACGGCCTCCCCGCGATGCTCGACGAGCTCTACGGGTTCTTCCGCGGCGACTTCGGCGCGGATCACGCTTACCACGGCCTCCAGGCCGTCCCCGCGCTCGGCAATGAACCGCCGGTATGGATACTCGGCTCGAGCGGCTACGGCGCCAAGGTCGCCGGCCGGCGCGGCTTGCCCTTTGCGTTCGCGCACCTGTTCAGCCAGGCCAATACGCTGCCCGCCTTGAAGCTCTACCGCGAGCTGTTCCAGCCGTCCGCCGCGCTGCCCGAGCCCTACGCGATGATCGCCGCCACCGTGATCGTCGCCGACACCGACGCCGAGGCGCGGCGGCTCGCGCTCCCGACCGCGCTCGCATTCTTGCGGGTGCGCCAGGGCAAGCGCGAGCCCTATCCGACGATCGAGGAGGCAGAGGCGTATCCGTGGACGGCGGAGGAGCGCGCCGGCGTCGAGAAGTGGTTCGCGCAGAACGTCGTCGGCAGCCCGGCGTCCGTGCGCAAGCAGCTCGACGCGCTGCTCGAGGCGACCCGCGCCGACGAGCTGATGGTGCTGTGCGTGGTGCCGGACGCGGAGGCGCGGAAGCGCTCCTACACGCTGCTCCGGGAGCTGCACGGCTGA
- a CDS encoding serine/threonine protein kinase, translating to MPAPARRSSLHDAAFGKYRLIASLGRGGMADVFLAVVMGPAGFSKLQVVKRLREELAEDREHLGMFLDEARLAARLNHPNVVQTFEVGEEKGEYYLAMEYLEGVPLNRIAARARKNPAPEGVLLRILADTLAGLHYAHELTNYDGTPLNIVHRDASPHNIFVTYAGQAKLVDFGIAKAAMSSIDTRAGVLKGKITYMAPEQARVEPLDRRADVFVIGIVLWEMLTSCRMWSHQAELEVLQRLSEGDLPRLRDFRRDVPAALEAICTRALAPDRKDRYATAAEMRNDILAYMDSAGLKVSSEDVGRYVSELFADKHKEIKSIIEQQLAKLDAPAEEAAIPEIVQMPDAEPMSLRPAPPAAPGSKPTAVTSKPTGVVKKPAEGAPDKGSASAKKSKAAPKKAAIRSNAAPESESKETILIGSEPAASGQGRFVAVGAAVIFAAAGAFFFFRAHKAAQAPVPSPAPAAVATVAAPAPAPTPAPQAAPASTATAVPQGRMIEITVRAYPSYAKVYLDGAQLPSNPFTGKFPADGVSHRLHADAFEHLTTGKIVVFDRDSSIDLVLKSRAKSGDAPATLDEADPYAPSSEGAKPASSEASPRPVRGMGEKRRLEMQPLP from the coding sequence GTGCCCGCCCCTGCCAGACGCTCGTCCCTGCACGACGCCGCCTTCGGGAAGTACCGCCTGATCGCGAGCCTCGGGCGCGGCGGAATGGCCGACGTCTTCCTCGCCGTCGTCATGGGCCCTGCGGGCTTCAGCAAGCTGCAGGTGGTCAAGCGGCTGCGCGAGGAGCTCGCCGAGGATCGCGAGCACCTCGGCATGTTCCTCGACGAGGCGCGGCTCGCGGCGCGCCTGAACCACCCGAACGTGGTGCAGACCTTCGAGGTCGGCGAGGAGAAGGGCGAGTACTACCTCGCCATGGAGTACCTCGAGGGCGTGCCGCTCAACCGCATCGCGGCCCGGGCGCGCAAGAACCCCGCGCCCGAGGGCGTGCTGCTGCGCATCCTCGCCGACACCCTCGCGGGGCTGCATTACGCGCACGAGCTGACGAATTACGACGGCACGCCGCTGAACATCGTCCACCGCGACGCGAGCCCGCACAACATCTTCGTCACCTACGCAGGGCAGGCGAAGCTCGTCGATTTCGGCATCGCCAAGGCCGCGATGAGCTCGATCGACACGCGCGCCGGCGTGCTCAAGGGCAAGATCACCTACATGGCCCCCGAGCAGGCCCGCGTCGAGCCCCTCGACCGGCGCGCGGACGTGTTCGTCATCGGCATCGTGCTCTGGGAGATGCTCACGAGCTGCAGGATGTGGTCGCACCAGGCCGAGCTCGAGGTCCTCCAGCGCCTCAGCGAGGGAGACCTGCCCCGGCTGCGCGATTTCCGCCGCGACGTCCCCGCCGCGCTGGAGGCCATCTGCACGCGCGCGCTCGCCCCCGACCGGAAGGATCGCTATGCGACCGCGGCCGAGATGCGCAATGACATCCTGGCCTACATGGATTCGGCGGGCCTCAAGGTGTCGTCGGAGGACGTCGGCCGCTACGTGAGCGAGCTTTTCGCCGACAAGCACAAGGAGATCAAGAGCATCATCGAGCAGCAGCTCGCGAAGCTCGACGCTCCGGCCGAGGAGGCGGCGATCCCGGAGATCGTCCAGATGCCGGATGCCGAGCCGATGAGCCTGCGGCCGGCGCCGCCCGCCGCGCCCGGCAGCAAGCCGACCGCAGTCACGAGCAAGCCGACCGGCGTCGTGAAAAAGCCCGCCGAGGGCGCCCCGGACAAGGGCAGCGCGAGCGCGAAGAAGAGCAAGGCCGCGCCGAAGAAGGCGGCCATTCGCAGCAATGCGGCGCCCGAGTCCGAATCGAAAGAGACGATCCTGATCGGCTCGGAGCCCGCCGCCTCTGGCCAGGGCCGCTTCGTCGCCGTCGGCGCGGCCGTGATCTTCGCCGCGGCCGGCGCATTCTTCTTCTTCCGGGCCCACAAAGCCGCGCAAGCGCCCGTGCCGAGCCCCGCGCCAGCGGCCGTTGCGACGGTCGCCGCGCCCGCGCCCGCGCCCACGCCCGCGCCTCAGGCTGCGCCCGCGAGCACGGCGACGGCGGTCCCGCAGGGCCGGATGATCGAGATCACGGTGCGCGCCTATCCGTCGTACGCGAAGGTCTACCTCGACGGCGCGCAGCTCCCGTCGAACCCGTTCACCGGCAAGTTCCCGGCCGACGGCGTGAGCCACCGACTCCACGCCGATGCCTTCGAGCATCTGACCACGGGCAAGATCGTGGTCTTCGATCGCGACAGCTCGATCGATCTGGTGCTCAAGAGCCGCGCGAAATCGGGCGACGCGCCCGCGACGCTGGACGAGGCAGATCCGTATGCGCCGTCGTCCGAGGGCGCGAAGCCCGCCTCGTCCGAGGCGAGCCCGCGGCCGGTGCGGGGCATGGGCGAGAAGCGCCGGCTCGAGATGCAGCCATTGCCTTGA
- a CDS encoding nuclease, whose translation MTTLATSEVHAALARAAEQIKSAGGADGVVSRKDVRAKLLSLEGTERNLVDLLYRFIDTRDAARSARVTKSDVDAALAHVRTELVDRLDLDSNGLSEDEIARMSDLGKVAVSLARELKAKTAPSAGTTAQSAEQSALTGEALAQKIGELAKGLFFDGYYGTEGGSAIAPFHAAAKLSQLTQDALRASVGLSDRPEHEITRFEPADPCLQGFINVHYDMPEMEPVEVLVRFMKANLREIHAAILGRDDPALGAEHPLYIVGLDAAGNLVGLKTAVIWT comes from the coding sequence ATGACCACCCTCGCCACATCCGAAGTCCACGCCGCGCTCGCGCGCGCGGCCGAGCAGATCAAGAGCGCCGGGGGCGCCGACGGCGTCGTCAGCCGCAAGGACGTCCGCGCCAAGCTGCTCTCGCTGGAGGGCACCGAGCGCAACCTCGTCGATTTGCTCTACCGCTTCATCGATACCCGCGACGCCGCGCGCTCGGCCCGGGTGACGAAATCCGATGTCGACGCCGCGCTCGCCCACGTCCGGACCGAGCTCGTCGATCGCCTCGATCTCGACAGCAATGGCCTGTCGGAGGACGAGATCGCGCGCATGTCCGATCTCGGCAAGGTCGCCGTCTCCCTCGCGCGCGAGCTCAAAGCGAAGACCGCGCCCAGCGCGGGGACGACCGCGCAAAGCGCCGAGCAGAGCGCGCTCACGGGCGAGGCGCTCGCGCAGAAGATCGGAGAGCTCGCGAAGGGGCTCTTCTTCGACGGCTATTACGGCACGGAGGGCGGGTCGGCCATCGCGCCCTTCCACGCCGCAGCGAAGCTCTCCCAGCTCACCCAGGACGCCCTCCGCGCCTCGGTCGGGCTCTCGGACCGGCCGGAGCACGAGATCACGAGGTTCGAGCCCGCAGACCCGTGCCTCCAGGGCTTCATCAACGTGCACTACGACATGCCGGAGATGGAGCCGGTCGAGGTGCTCGTCCGGTTCATGAAGGCCAACCTGCGCGAGATCCACGCGGCGATCCTCGGCCGCGACGATCCGGCCCTGGGCGCGGAGCACCCGCTCTACATCGTGGGCCTCGACGCCGCCGGCAACCTCGTCGGGCTGAAGACCGCCGTCATCTGGACCTGA
- a CDS encoding RNA polymerase sigma factor, with the protein MTSPDERVGALFREHRKAMKAALRRLSIDGVDADDLVQNIFYVAHQRSAKLPQDAEGVKRWLLDVARKHAANWHRLSRHQCEVLGRHELVIGAAADPADPEAHLALRDIIGRALGKLDEDERRILMLHHMGGATMQELGELLGLTKSGAHVRLRTAEERMRKMVRRYQAERCS; encoded by the coding sequence GTGACGTCGCCCGACGAGAGAGTCGGGGCGCTTTTCAGAGAGCACCGAAAGGCCATGAAGGCGGCGCTCCGCCGGCTGAGCATCGATGGGGTCGACGCTGACGATCTGGTCCAAAATATCTTCTATGTAGCCCATCAACGCAGCGCCAAGCTGCCTCAAGACGCGGAAGGCGTGAAGCGATGGCTCCTCGATGTGGCGCGAAAACACGCCGCGAACTGGCACCGTTTATCCCGCCACCAATGCGAGGTGCTCGGCCGCCACGAGCTCGTGATCGGGGCTGCGGCCGATCCTGCCGATCCCGAGGCTCACCTTGCGCTCCGGGATATCATCGGGCGCGCGCTGGGCAAGCTCGACGAGGACGAGCGCCGGATCCTGATGCTCCATCACATGGGCGGGGCGACCATGCAGGAGCTCGGCGAGCTGCTCGGCCTGACGAAATCTGGCGCGCACGTACGATTACGGACGGCGGAGGAGCGGATGCGCAAGATGGTGCGTCGCTACCAGGCCGAGCGTTGCTCATAG
- a CDS encoding alpha/beta fold hydrolase, translating to MPTITTKDGTQIFYKDWGTGIPVVFSHGWPLNSDSWDEQLYFLASNGYRAIAHDRRGHGRSSQTWDGNEMDTYADDLAALLNHLDLKNATLVGFSTGGGEVVRYLARHGSSRVAKAVLVGAVPPLMLKTDANPDGLPIEVFDNIRAGVKADRSQFYKDLTTPFYGANRSESKVSQGLRDAFWLAGMQVGLKNAFDCIEAFSETDFTEDLKKIDVRTLIIHGDDDQIVPIGASAHLSSKLIPNAELKVYPGAPHGLTSTHRDQFHADLLVFLTS from the coding sequence ATGCCCACGATCACCACCAAGGACGGCACGCAGATTTTCTACAAGGACTGGGGCACGGGCATTCCCGTCGTCTTCAGCCACGGCTGGCCGCTCAACTCCGATAGCTGGGACGAGCAGCTCTACTTCCTCGCGTCGAACGGGTATCGCGCCATCGCGCACGACCGTCGCGGCCATGGCCGCTCGAGCCAGACCTGGGACGGCAACGAGATGGATACCTACGCCGACGACCTCGCGGCGCTCCTCAATCACCTCGACCTGAAGAACGCGACGCTGGTCGGCTTCTCGACCGGCGGCGGCGAGGTCGTCCGCTATCTCGCCCGGCACGGCTCCTCGCGCGTCGCGAAGGCCGTGCTGGTGGGCGCGGTCCCTCCGCTCATGCTGAAGACCGACGCCAACCCCGACGGCCTGCCGATCGAGGTCTTCGACAACATCCGGGCCGGGGTCAAGGCCGACCGCTCGCAGTTCTACAAGGATCTCACGACGCCGTTCTACGGCGCCAATCGGTCCGAGTCCAAGGTCTCGCAGGGCCTGCGCGACGCGTTCTGGCTCGCGGGCATGCAGGTCGGCCTCAAGAATGCATTCGATTGCATCGAGGCATTCTCCGAGACGGACTTCACCGAGGACCTGAAGAAGATCGACGTGCGAACGCTGATCATCCACGGCGACGATGACCAGATCGTCCCCATCGGCGCCTCGGCCCACCTCTCCTCGAAGCTCATCCCCAACGCCGAGCTGAAGGTTTATCCCGGCGCGCCGCACGGCCTGACGAGCACCCACAGGGACCAGTTCCACGCGGATCTGCTCGTGTTCCTCACGAGCTGA